One Euphorbia lathyris chromosome 1, ddEupLath1.1, whole genome shotgun sequence DNA segment encodes these proteins:
- the LOC136212175 gene encoding UDP-glycosyltransferase 83A1-like, whose translation MERRPHIVAMPYPAQGHVLPMMELSLCLVKHGFRITFVNTDYAHQKVLNALLEKDFIGDHINLVSIPDGMEPWEDRNDFTKLSESLSRVAPGKLQELLHRINASEDDKVTCIIADTLLGWVFEVAEKMKIRKAVFSPASAALLTQLLSVNKLIDDGIIDNQGNPLKIEKIQLAPDMPFMSTTNFVWLGFEDEIMRRKIFENVNKHNKTLKLADRIICNTAYDLEAGAFTLFPKILPIGPLLASSRNGNSAGCFWQEDTNCLKWLDQQPLKSVIYVAFGSITTFDKTQFQELALGLELTGKRFLLVVRPGITKETNVYPQGFEERVGNRGKIVEWASQQKVLSHPSVGCFLSHCGWNSTMEGVANGVPFLCWPYFGDQPINESYICDVWKVGLNFNGDEFGVIKREEIKNKVEQVLGDERIKARAKEVKELVLKSVGECGYSAKIFSNFVEWLNEDSRLSSPGMHGSGIA comes from the exons ATGGAGAGACGCCCACATATTGTAGCCATGCCTTATCCAGCACAAGGACATGTCCTTCCTATGATGGAACTTTCACTATGTTTAGTTAAACATGGTTTCAGAATCACTTTTGTAAACACAGATTATGCTCACCAGAAGGTCTTAAATGCATTGCTAGAGAAGGACTTTATTGGGGATCATATTAATCTTGTTTCAATTCCAGATGGAATGGAACCATGGGAGGATAGAAATGACTTTACAAAGTTATCTGAATCACTTTCTAGAGTGGCTCCAGGAAAGCTGCAGGAGCTTCTTCACCGAATAAATGCCTCTGAGGATGATAAGGTTACTTGTATCATTGCTGATACGCTTCTTGGATGGGTTTTTGAAGTAGCAGAGAAGATGAAAATACGAAAAGCTGTATTCTCGCCTGCATCTGCTGCCTTGCTTACCCAGTTACTTAGTGTCAATAAGTTAATTGATGATGGAATCATTGACAACCAAG GAAATCCATTGAAGATTGAGAAGATTCAATTGGCTCCAGATATGCCTTTCATGAGCACCACTAATTTTGTATGGCTAGGCTTCGAAGATGAGATCATGAGAAGAAAAATATTTGAGAACGTAAATAAGCACAACAAGACTTTAAAATTGGCAGACAGGATAATTTGCAACACAGCTTATGATCTTGAGGCAGGAGCATTTACTTTGTTCCCAAAGATTCTACCAATAGGACCACTTCTAGCAAGCAGTCGAAATGGAAATTCAGCAGGATGCTTCTGGCAGGAAGACACAAATTGCTTGAAATGGCTAGATCAACAACCGTTAAAGTCAGTGATATATGTTGCATTCGGCAGCATTACTACTTTTGATAAAACTCAATTCCAAGAATTAGCACTGGGACTTGAACTCACCGGTAAGCGGTTTTTGTTGGTTGTAAGACCAGGTATTACTAAAGAGACTAATGTGTATCCTCAAGGATTTGAAGAGAGAGTTGGAAATCGAGGGAAAATTGTGGAATGGGCGTCTCAACAGAAAGTTCTGAGTCACCCTTCTGTGGGGTGCTTTTTAAGCCATTGTGGATGGAATTCTACTATGGAAGGTGTGGCTAATGGGGTGCCTTTCTTGTGCTGGCCATACTTTGGTGATCAGCCGATTAATGAGAGCTATATTTGTGATGTGTGGAAGGTGGGATTGAATTTTAACGGCGATGAGTTTGGAGTCATCAAGCGAGAAGAAATCAAGAACAAGGTAGAGCAGGTTTTGGGTGATGAAAGAATTAAAGCAAGGGCTAAAGAAGTCAAAGAATTAGTGTTAAAGAGTGTTGGAGAATGTGGTTATTCCGCTAAGATTTTCAGTAATTTTGTTGAATGGTTGAATGAGGATTCACGCCTATCTAGTCCGGGGATGCATGGTAGTGGAATTGCTTAA